From the genome of Thermogemmatispora onikobensis, one region includes:
- a CDS encoding DUF6585 family protein has protein sequence MPVAVDRLILQYSLGTPLRVYKLTLLELSGVVEALWLGAMLLLVCFFFCLVETATGVPFLTALVSCLALCRQPEIVIICCLGWLWVMVPRWACLGWRVYVCLDGFVCQQGQRLMALRWDQIEALWYREEIKGIVTGSSGEMEFVRKESYRLQSVDGRWLNLKGPLLKKPELISLLNRQICAHRLPGAIAALQAGETLVFGEMRVNQAGLSKGRKFVPWQEIKDVTVDGCRLGIQRLPKQGLRQKDVYWKVSAMVNPGLFLALKDSVLTARLAEGDSKAAPSFSIGPTSEGVEPFLSRQVCLASDRLPPR, from the coding sequence ATGCCAGTGGCAGTGGATAGGCTGATTCTGCAATACAGCCTGGGTACGCCACTGCGTGTTTACAAGCTGACGCTGCTTGAGCTGTCAGGAGTCGTGGAGGCTTTGTGGCTGGGAGCCATGCTTCTACTTGTATGCTTCTTCTTTTGCCTGGTCGAGACAGCCACGGGCGTGCCCTTCCTCACAGCCCTGGTGAGCTGTCTGGCGCTCTGCCGCCAACCAGAGATCGTCATCATTTGCTGCCTTGGCTGGCTTTGGGTGATGGTTCCTCGCTGGGCCTGCCTTGGCTGGCGGGTCTATGTCTGCCTTGACGGTTTTGTTTGCCAGCAGGGCCAGCGGTTGATGGCTTTGCGCTGGGACCAGATCGAGGCGCTGTGGTACAGGGAGGAGATAAAAGGCATTGTGACCGGGAGTAGTGGAGAGATGGAGTTTGTCCGTAAGGAGTCTTATCGCTTGCAGAGTGTCGACGGGAGATGGTTGAACCTGAAAGGGCCTCTACTGAAGAAGCCTGAGTTGATCTCTCTGCTCAACAGGCAGATCTGTGCTCATCGCTTGCCGGGGGCCATTGCGGCCTTACAGGCCGGAGAGACGTTGGTTTTCGGGGAGATGAGAGTGAATCAGGCGGGGTTGAGTAAGGGGCGAAAGTTTGTCCCCTGGCAGGAGATTAAGGATGTTACGGTCGATGGGTGCAGGCTTGGCATACAACGTCTGCCTAAGCAGGGCCTGCGCCAGAAAGACGTGTATTGGAAAGTGTCGGCGATGGTCAATCCAGGTTTGTTTTTGGCGCTGAAAGATTCTGTGCTGACTGCCAGGTTGGCAGAGGGTGATTCCAAAGCAGCGCCGAGCTTCTCTATCGGGCCGACGTCGGAGGGTGTTGAGCCATTCCTGTCTCGGCAGGTTTGCCTTGCTTCCGACAGGCTCCCCCCTCGATAG